A genomic window from Motacilla alba alba isolate MOTALB_02 chromosome 2, Motacilla_alba_V1.0_pri, whole genome shotgun sequence includes:
- the GPNMB gene encoding transmembrane glycoprotein NMB, translating into MGAAGRPLALLLLAEALLCAAATRFQDVLNHGSTSVTSYKKLQGWSSDQNKWNEKLYPFWEEGDPRWKDCWKGGRVTAKLDSDSPALVGSNVSFVVTLQFPKCQTEDNDGNIVYRRNCTQDPPASMDQQVYVYNWTEWTDSCGWENCTSNHSHNVFPDGRSFPHHPGWRRRNFVYVFHTFGQYYQTTGRSSAKFSVNTANITLGEHGMAVSIYRRGHSGFVPVARTKTTYTVTDKIPIIVSMFQKHDRNISDSIFIKDSPITFDVKIHDPSYYLNNSAISYKWNFGDGSGLFVASGSSTSHTYTLQGNFTLNLTVQAIIPVPCRPVTPTAPPPTSAATTGPSSDSDSSPTVESVEDNPDGGCHIYRNGFYGTSIDVVEGILEVNIIQMTSIQMTESQAENSLVDFVVTCQGSLPTDVCTVVSDPTCQVSKSMVCDPIVVTDECLLTIRRAFEEPGTYCINITLGDDTSQALASALISVNGGASSGTTEGVFIFLGLLAVFATIGAFVLYKRYKQYKPIERSAEQTEKQEGFTAYFSTFKAIFFPNSTERNPLLKSKPGIV; encoded by the exons GGTTTCAAGATGTGTTGAACCACGGAAGTACTTCTGTCACATCCTACAAGAAGCTACAAGGCTGGTCTAGTGatcaaaataaatggaatgAAAAACTTTATCCTTTCTGGGAAGAAGGAGATCCCAGATGGAAGGACTGCTGGAAAG gcGGAAGGGTGACAGCCAAACTGGACAGTGACAGCCCAGCACTGGTAGGATCCAACGTCAGCTTTGTTGTGACTCTCCAGTTTCCCAAGTGCCAGACAGAAGATAACGATGGTAACATAGTATACAGGAGAAACTGTACCCAAG ATCCTCCAGCTTCCATGGATCAGCAAGTCTATGTCTACAACTGGACTGAATGGACTGACAGCTGTGGCTGGGAAAACTGCACAAGCAACCACAGCCATAATGTATTCCCAGATGGACGTTCTTTCCCTCATCACCcgggctggaggagaaggaactTTGTCTATGTGTTTCACACTTTTG GTCAGTATTACCAAACAACGGGACGATCTTCAGCGAAGTTTTCAGTCAACACAGCCAATATCACTCTTGGCGAACACGGGATGGCAGTGTCCATTTACAGGAGAGGGCACTCAGGATTCGTTCCAGTTGCAAGAACAAAAACCACCTACACTGTGACAG aCAAAATTCCAATAATTGTGAGTATGTTCCAAAAACATGACCGCAACATCTCAGACTCCATTTTCATCAAAGACTCACCAATTACATTTGACGTGAAGATCCATGATCCCAGCTACTATCTGAATAATTCTGCCATCTCCTACAAGTGGAACTTTGGAGATGGAAGTGGCTTATTTGTAGCCAGTGGTTCCAGTACATCTCACACCTACACTCTGCAAGGAAACTTCACTCTGAATTTAACTGTCCAAGCCATTATACCTGTACCTTGCAGGCCAGTAACACCCACTGCACCACCGCCCACCTCAGCAG CTACAACTGGACCATCTTCTGATTCTGACTCTTCTCCCACTGTTGAGTCAGTGGAGGACAATCCTGATGGAGGCTGCCATATTTACAGAAATGGCTTCTATGGAACCAGTATTGATGTTGTAG AGGGAATCCTCGAGGTAAATATTATTCAGATGACAAGCATCCAGATGACAGAAAGTCAAGCTGAAAACTCACTGGTTGACTTTGTTGTTACCTGCCAAGGGAG TCTCCCCACAGATGTCTGCACAGTAGTTTCTGACCCCACGTGCCAGGTGTCCAAGAGCATGGTATGTGACCCCATCGTTGTCACGGATGAATGTTTACTCACCATCAGGAGAGCTTTTGAGGAACCTGGGACATACTGTATAAACATCACCCTGGGTGATGACACAAGCCAAGCCCTTGCCAGTGCCCTGATCTCTGTAAATGGAG GAGCATCATCTGGAACAACAGAAGGTGTCTTTATCTTCCTTGGCTTGTTGGCAGTGTTTGCTACCATTGGGGCATTTGTCCTTTACAA GAGATACAAGCAATACAAGCCAATTGAGAGGAGTGCAGAACAAACAGAGAAGCAGGAGGGATTTACTGCTTACTTCAGCACTTTCAAAgccattttcttccctaatagCACTGAGAGAAATCCTCTGCTGAAGAGTAAACCAGGCATTGTTTAA
- the MALSU1 gene encoding mitochondrial assembly of ribosomal large subunit protein 1 — protein sequence MWRALAGARRLLRPVGVGVGAAAGGAPRAEPPPPRAPPGRGCAAAGGGAGPGALGAAERRQPADTILPKFNIDLAVALLRQENAKDICVIQLSPELKYCDYFIIVSGFSTRHLHAMANYMLKMYKHLKEEGGPHTQIEGKETDDWLCIDFGNIVVHFMLPETREVYELEKLWTLGPYDDQLAQMTPQSLPKDFIFGLTPNSSDHLETRT from the exons ATGTGGCGGGCGCtggcgggagcgcggcggctCCTGCGGCCGGTCGGGGTCGGGGTCGGGGCCGCGGCTGGGGGTGCCCCGCGGGCGGAGCCGCCGCCACCCCGGGCCCCGCCGGGTCGGGGCTgcgcggcggcgggaggcggagccgggcccggggcgctgggggcggcggagcggcgccAGCCGGCAG ATACTATTCTTCCAAAGTTCAACATTGACttggctgtggcactgctgaggcaaGAAAATGCCAAAGACATCTGTGTCATCCAGCTATCTCCAGAACTAAAATACTGTGATTATTTTATAATTGTGAGCGGATTTTCAACACGGCATCTTCATGCCATGGCAAATTACATGCTGAAAATG taCAAGCATCTCAAAGAAGAAGGTGGTCCTCACACTCAGATTGAAGGAAAAGAGACGGATGACTGGCTGTGCATTGATTTTG GTAACATCGTGGTTCACTTCATGCTGCCCGAGACACGAGAAGTTTATGAACTGGAGAAGCTATGGACTCTTGGTCCCTACGATGACCAGTTAGCACAGATGACTCCACAGTCCCTGCCAAAGGACTTTATTTTTGGACTGACTCCTAACAGCAGTGATCATCTTGAGACAAGAACTTAA